The Deltaproteobacteria bacterium genome contains the following window.
ATCATGGATTCATCGCCCCTGGTACCAGTGCGGACATCGATCTTGAGTATGTTCATCTGTACCGTCAGATACTCGAGAATATTATTCAGCTCTTCCTTATGAGGGGGGACGGTCCCCAGCAGGAGCTGACCCCCGAGGCGCTCGTTCTTTTCGCAGAGAACAACCCGGTGCCCGCGCGTCGCGGCGACCCGGGCGGCCTCCATTCCTCCGGGACCACCGCCGATGACCAGCACCGTTTTCGGGTCTTCCGTCCGGGCCAACCGGTAATCGCGCTCATATCCCACAACGGCGTTGATGCTGCACCGGACCGGCTTGTATGAGGCGAGATTGTCAAGGCACTGGCAGCAGCCGACACATTTGCGTATTTCCTCTTTTTTGCCCCTCGCGACCTTTGCCGGGAAAAAGGGGTCGGCGATCAGCGCCCGCCCGAGAAGGACGAAATCGGCGGCTTCCTCCTGGAGCAGTCCTTCGGCGACGTCGGGATCGTTGATCCGCTGCCCCAGCATGACCTGGGCGGTTGTGACCCGCTTCTTGAGCATGCGGCCCAGGGGCGCGTTGATTCCCCGCGGGGCGGCCATGGTGGGAAAGGTGCGGTGATAGGTTTCAAAGGTTGATGGATGGATCCTGAATGCCTGTATCCCCGCCTGTTCGAGCATTTCCGCCATGACGCACGCTTCATCGGGCCTGATGCCGCCTTCCACGTATTCATCCATGGGAAGATCGAAGATGAGGGGATAGTCGGTTCCGACGAAATCGCGGGTCTTCTTCACGATTTCCAGAGGGAAGCGCATGCGGTTCTCCAGAGTGCCTCCCCACCGGTCTTTCCGATGGTTCGTATAGGGCGACATGAACTGGGCGATCAGGTATCCCGCGCCGCCGTCGATGTCCACCGCGTCAAAGCCGGCGCATTTGGCCCGGCTTGCCGCCAGGGCGAACTGCAGGATGACCCGCTCGATGTCTTCCTCCTTCATTGCTATGGCGTCGGGGAAGGGAATCCTTCCCAGAAAGAGCGAAGAGAAGGGTGAAGGGGCCCACGGCTCCTCTCCCCCGCGTTTCGCGAGCGTTGTCTGCCTGCCCGCGTGATAGAGCTGAATGCAGGTCTTTGCCCCCTCGTTGTGCAGCGCGTCAACGAATCTGGTATACCGGGCGATGAGGTCGTCGCTGTCGAGATAGGGCAGGGGCATGCCCACGGAAAGCTGATGGTCCCGGGCCACCGACACGGCATCGGTGAAGATCAGGGCGACACCGCCCCTGGCGCGCTCCACCATGTAGTCGATCTCTTCCTGTCCGAAACAGCCTTCGATGGCGCCGAACCCTGCTGTGACCGGGGGATAGGCCATCCTGTTCTTCAGTTCCATTTTT
Protein-coding sequences here:
- a CDS encoding FAD-dependent oxidoreductase — protein: MKLLEKGFIGKMELKNRMAYPPVTAGFGAIEGCFGQEEIDYMVERARGGVALIFTDAVSVARDHQLSVGMPLPYLDSDDLIARYTRFVDALHNEGAKTCIQLYHAGRQTTLAKRGGEEPWAPSPFSSLFLGRIPFPDAIAMKEEDIERVILQFALAASRAKCAGFDAVDIDGGAGYLIAQFMSPYTNHRKDRWGGTLENRMRFPLEIVKKTRDFVGTDYPLIFDLPMDEYVEGGIRPDEACVMAEMLEQAGIQAFRIHPSTFETYHRTFPTMAAPRGINAPLGRMLKKRVTTAQVMLGQRINDPDVAEGLLQEEAADFVLLGRALIADPFFPAKVARGKKEEIRKCVGCCQCLDNLASYKPVRCSINAVVGYERDYRLARTEDPKTVLVIGGGPGGMEAARVAATRGHRVVLCEKNERLGGQLLLGTVPPHKEELNNILEYLTVQMNILKIDVRTGTRGDESMIREIAPDIVILATGAVPLELHIPGVKNPNVHNAEDVLRDPDIVNGTRVAIIGGGTVGAEIAELLASRNKEVTILEMLDAIAPDMGTLLSLDFHPRLDSLGITRLTRARVTEITDDAVHYLDRNGNNISLSVDSVVIAAGYRADDALAKALEQGDREVRVIGDCLEPRKIYNAIHEGFHAARRIT